A region from the Benincasa hispida cultivar B227 chromosome 8, ASM972705v1, whole genome shotgun sequence genome encodes:
- the LOC120083531 gene encoding RPM1-interacting protein 4-like isoform X2, translating to MAGAKSSSHVPKFGNWDSDDVPYTICFENARELRAAGVDFDPNDPDTYPPAAVINQNSTPADHRGDYHQRREMGNSGSEKLSSERSGSDYALLKEAKQSGRKKKHSNGAEGMSRFTPTTTVSGHGGKGNRNPRVRRNDEGEMMASVPKFGSWDVRDPKSGDGYTAIFNKVKIEKQIGGSNNPQAVPPLMNQTKKLPIAQTTTTATTHGSNSFVSKICCCLCPK from the exons ATGGCa GGGGCAAAATCGTCATCTCACGTTCCGAAATTCGGCAATTGGGATTCCGATGACGTACCGTACACCATCTGTTTCGAAAACGCCCGTGAACTCCGAGCCGCCGGCGTCGACTTTGATCCCAATGATCCCGACACGTACCCGCCGGCCGCCGtcataaatcaaaattcaacCCCAGCCGACCACCGCGGAGACTACCACCAGCGGCGAGAGATGGGAAACTCGGGATCGGAGAAATTGAGCAGTGAGAGAAGCGGTTCGGATTACGCGCTTCTGAAAGAGGCGAAGCAGAGtgggaggaagaagaaacaTAGTAATGGAGCGGAAGGAATGAGTAGATTTACTCCGACGACGACGGTGAGCGGACACGGCGGAAAGGGTAATCGGAACCCTAGGGTTCGGCGGAATGATGAAGGGGAAATGATGGCGTCGGTGCCgaaatttgggagctgggatgTGAGGGATCCGAAATCGGGAGATGGATATACGGCAATTTTCAATAAAGTGAAGATTGAGAAGCAAATTGGAGGCTCTAATAATCCTCAGGCCGTTCCGCCATTGATGAATCAAACCAAGAAATTACCAATTGCTCAAACTACTACCACCGCTACCACTCATGGATCCAATTCATTTGTTTCCAAG ATATGCTGTTGTTTATGTCCAAAGTAA
- the LOC120083531 gene encoding RPM1-interacting protein 4-like isoform X1, translating into MAGAKSSSHVPKFGNWDSDDVPYTICFENARELRAAGVDFDPNDPDTYPPAAVINQNSTPADHRGDYHQRREMGNSGSEKLSSERSGSDYALLKEAKQSGRKKKHSNGAEGMSRFTPTTTVSGHGGKGNRNPRVRRNDEGEMMASVPKFGSWDVRDPKSGDGYTAIFNKVKIEKQIGGSNNPQAVPPLMNQTKKLPIAQTTTTATTHGSNSFVSKVLITFCFLSNFYFYFHWFRLHVSYNNPY; encoded by the exons ATGGCa GGGGCAAAATCGTCATCTCACGTTCCGAAATTCGGCAATTGGGATTCCGATGACGTACCGTACACCATCTGTTTCGAAAACGCCCGTGAACTCCGAGCCGCCGGCGTCGACTTTGATCCCAATGATCCCGACACGTACCCGCCGGCCGCCGtcataaatcaaaattcaacCCCAGCCGACCACCGCGGAGACTACCACCAGCGGCGAGAGATGGGAAACTCGGGATCGGAGAAATTGAGCAGTGAGAGAAGCGGTTCGGATTACGCGCTTCTGAAAGAGGCGAAGCAGAGtgggaggaagaagaaacaTAGTAATGGAGCGGAAGGAATGAGTAGATTTACTCCGACGACGACGGTGAGCGGACACGGCGGAAAGGGTAATCGGAACCCTAGGGTTCGGCGGAATGATGAAGGGGAAATGATGGCGTCGGTGCCgaaatttgggagctgggatgTGAGGGATCCGAAATCGGGAGATGGATATACGGCAATTTTCAATAAAGTGAAGATTGAGAAGCAAATTGGAGGCTCTAATAATCCTCAGGCCGTTCCGCCATTGATGAATCAAACCAAGAAATTACCAATTGCTCAAACTACTACCACCGCTACCACTCATGGATCCAATTCATTTGTTTCCAAGGTACTTATtacattttgttttctttcaaatttctatttttactttcattggTTTCGGTTGCATGTTTCTTATAACAACCCTTATTAA